In Geminocystis sp. NIES-3708, a single window of DNA contains:
- a CDS encoding response regulator, whose protein sequence is MLDSISLAAIAQEARNCFLEEDAPEYLNILKVGIIELKELFNHQKNPQKLANLYKELARAAHSIKGGAGMAEMLIVSQLAHKIEDIFYALQQERVTDLKTTFELLNLGINQLEDLVDSEKKGIINDTNNIELLEILNQFLTTFNPQEELIDIGFADNNFIKIALTEDLSACIERVTEIINNPTLATEENITNNLNILIEECQLLGQALNCQWLVNLIEEIKNLKLKNHDSIKNFTLLSISEIEYHRQQYLEKNDDKQIKFSDRFKNLLLIEKKEEKTTFEENLPQKITHNRNLRVPIQKINKMGDIVGQLLIFYERLSLYENQLKRGSNKLNKKTKLLSPLKEEIESIYDQLTIVENNKLPVKNNDSIENLSDFDTLEFDEYTQVHSALQSLTELITQVQEVREDFDLINREFQETLIEIRKSLDILDQELRQVRLVPFINLAGSFIKPLENLNNTYQKSVELVIEGKQIFIDQNIIESLRTPFNHIIRNAFDHGIETPEIRQKLGKILPAKITLTAKIQGNNIILKIADDGRGIDIKKVYKKARELSLFPTNSKFNEFTNEQILGTIFSPGFSTVSQVTNLSGRGMGMDIVKDEIEKLRGTIQVNTEIGKGTEFQLKIPMALNIISLLLVKMSTQLIAIPSENILRIIRLSEYKINQNQLIWENQKISIYNLYQILPYNESISTQFSNANVGLLLNVNEEKVIIAVDAIIDEKPLVTKSFDDTVIIPPYLGGCTILGTGTIVPILVPDYLKPLLTNHQLKTQKQDNNDNFLIAKDKLSIIIIDDSVTVRRSLNRVLSQVGYNVTQCRDGKEAWNTLQNNSIDFDLAICDLEMPGFDGYKMLQLIRVSEKWRNLPIIILTSRDNNLHRKKAFDLGANAYVTKPFNPISILEKINELLTIN, encoded by the coding sequence ATGTTAGATTCTATTAGTTTAGCCGCTATTGCCCAAGAAGCACGTAACTGTTTTTTAGAAGAAGATGCCCCAGAATATTTAAATATTTTAAAAGTTGGAATTATTGAGTTAAAAGAATTATTTAATCATCAAAAAAATCCCCAAAAATTAGCTAATCTATATAAAGAATTAGCACGAGCAGCCCATTCAATTAAAGGTGGTGCAGGGATGGCAGAAATGCTTATAGTTAGTCAATTAGCTCATAAAATTGAAGATATTTTTTATGCTTTACAACAAGAAAGAGTTACTGATTTAAAAACAACATTTGAGTTATTAAATTTAGGAATTAATCAATTAGAAGATTTGGTTGATTCAGAAAAAAAAGGAATTATTAATGATACAAATAATATTGAGTTACTTGAAATTTTAAATCAATTTTTGACAACTTTTAATCCTCAAGAAGAATTAATTGATATTGGTTTTGCTGATAATAACTTTATTAAAATAGCTTTGACAGAAGATTTATCTGCCTGTATTGAAAGAGTCACAGAAATTATTAATAATCCGACATTAGCAACGGAAGAAAATATTACCAATAACTTAAATATTTTAATTGAAGAATGTCAATTATTAGGTCAGGCTTTAAATTGTCAATGGCTAGTTAATCTTATTGAAGAAATCAAAAATTTAAAATTAAAAAATCATGATTCTATTAAAAATTTTACCTTATTATCGATCTCGGAAATTGAATATCATCGACAACAATATTTAGAAAAAAATGATGATAAACAGATAAAATTTTCAGATAGATTTAAAAATTTATTACTGATAGAAAAAAAGGAAGAAAAGACTACTTTTGAAGAAAACTTACCGCAAAAAATAACTCATAATAGAAATTTACGAGTGCCGATTCAAAAAATAAATAAAATGGGAGATATTGTCGGACAATTATTAATTTTTTATGAGCGTTTAAGTCTTTATGAAAACCAACTAAAAAGAGGTAGTAATAAATTAAATAAAAAAACTAAATTATTATCACCACTCAAAGAAGAAATAGAATCTATTTATGATCAATTAACTATTGTTGAAAATAATAAATTACCTGTTAAAAATAATGATAGTATAGAAAATTTATCAGATTTTGATACTTTAGAATTTGATGAATATACTCAAGTTCACAGTGCCTTACAAAGTTTAACAGAATTAATTACTCAAGTACAAGAAGTCAGAGAAGATTTTGACTTAATTAATAGAGAATTTCAAGAAACATTAATCGAAATCAGAAAATCTCTTGATATATTAGATCAAGAATTAAGACAAGTGCGTTTAGTACCTTTTATCAATTTAGCAGGTAGTTTCATCAAACCACTAGAAAATCTCAATAATACTTATCAAAAATCAGTTGAATTAGTAATTGAAGGGAAACAAATTTTTATAGATCAAAATATAATAGAAAGTTTAAGAACTCCTTTTAATCATATCATTAGAAATGCTTTTGATCATGGAATCGAAACCCCAGAAATTAGACAAAAATTAGGTAAAATTTTACCTGCAAAAATAACTCTAACAGCAAAAATTCAAGGTAATAATATAATTTTAAAAATTGCTGATGATGGTAGAGGAATTGATATTAAAAAAGTTTATAAAAAAGCAAGAGAATTAAGCTTATTTCCTACCAATAGCAAATTTAATGAATTCACAAATGAACAAATTTTAGGAACTATTTTTTCTCCCGGATTTTCTACAGTTTCTCAAGTGACAAATTTATCTGGAAGAGGTATGGGTATGGATATTGTCAAAGATGAAATTGAAAAATTAAGAGGCACTATCCAAGTTAATACAGAAATAGGAAAAGGTACAGAATTTCAACTTAAAATTCCTATGGCTTTAAATATAATTTCTTTATTATTAGTCAAAATGTCAACACAACTAATAGCCATTCCTTCTGAAAATATTCTCAGAATAATTCGTTTATCAGAATACAAAATTAATCAGAATCAACTAATATGGGAAAACCAAAAAATTTCTATTTATAATTTATATCAAATATTACCTTATAATGAAAGTATTTCTACACAATTTTCTAATGCTAATGTTGGCTTATTATTAAATGTAAATGAAGAAAAAGTTATTATTGCAGTAGATGCAATTATCGATGAAAAACCTCTAGTTACAAAAAGTTTTGATGATACCGTTATTATTCCTCCTTATCTCGGTGGTTGTACAATACTAGGAACAGGTACTATAGTACCAATTTTAGTGCCAGATTATCTCAAACCTTTATTAACAAATCATCAACTTAAAACACAAAAACAAGATAATAATGACAATTTCTTAATAGCTAAAGATAAATTATCGATAATAATTATTGATGACTCTGTTACCGTGAGACGTAGTTTAAATCGAGTCTTAAGTCAAGTTGGCTATAACGTTACTCAGTGTCGAGATGGTAAGGAGGCATGGAATACTTTGCAAAATAATTCTATAGATTTTGACTTGGCTATTTGTGATTTAGAAATGCCCGGTTTTGACGGTTATAAAATGCTTCAATTAATTAGAGTGTCAGAAAAATGGCGAAATCTACCGATTATTATTCTTACTTCTCGTGATAATAATTTACATAGAAAAAAAGCCTTTGATTTAGGTGCAAACGCTTATGTAACCAAGCCTTTTAATCCTATTAGTATTTTAGAGAAAATCAACGAATTATTGACTATTAATTAG
- a CDS encoding HAMP domain-containing methyl-accepting chemotaxis protein yields MNQLDIKTNNNEFSETIKNLQTTLAENPTDLITKLNLATALQQEKYYQEAVKIYQEIIQEDKDGVFADTAQKAMGEIKIKNLVKEVEKQDNVKEVKTDKIKNQSIALIQKIIDLPIAYKQFIALLISSLISILGVVIAGRIITIILGRSQLENQAVAELAVSVINYNSRINEMESGFRGQSDNVAIIEGAKSYQDTGNISPDLKNTIRRILQNETNARQIEYATLIGLDSKIIVNANKDRAGQKFFLDNLVTEIIKFPRRLQTNAIISWNEITTEKPPLPLGIDNQDVLMNISFTPVINPDSQEVIGILMAGEIINNKTLFLRKTIEAVGGGYSAIYMFNNGQFQPVSSILQEPGSEQTKTNILLPELDLLKQAEVGIGGDLVGRMRLENKWHTVAVKALPNFKGEEIAFVVRGTSEIDLQQLLNESLTYQILVGILTLIIAIILAIIFGRVLTKPIQKLQQTAKKIGAGDKNVRAKITSKDEVGQLALTFNEMAERIESYTEAIEDIAQQREKEAQFQKQQRENLQKNVINLLLDIEEASKGNLSVQAEVVSGEVGSIADAFNATIRSLQALVKQVVISANQVNETALANGQSVNHLAQNSSKQEQYIQTVGISIEEITQSIEKVSESAQNAAQIARKSRLTAEEGENVIDETVNSIYQIRNTVADTSKKAKRLADSSQEISKIVSIISSISEKTNLLAFNASIEAARAGENGQGFRVVADEVRRLAEQVTFSTQEIEQLVVSIQEETSEMMRMMEESTTQVVTGTKLVKNTKETLQKLAQISNEIDSLLESISQSTVNQKLISQKVNDKMQEVAVVTKETAEESNYVSQSLQELVKVATEMQQSASRFQVN; encoded by the coding sequence ATGAATCAATTAGACATAAAAACTAATAATAATGAGTTTTCTGAAACTATCAAAAATTTACAAACTACCTTAGCAGAAAACCCAACAGATTTAATTACAAAATTAAATTTAGCTACTGCTTTACAGCAGGAAAAATATTATCAAGAAGCTGTAAAAATTTATCAAGAGATTATTCAAGAAGATAAGGATGGAGTTTTTGCTGACACTGCGCAAAAAGCGATGGGAGAAATTAAAATTAAAAACTTAGTAAAGGAAGTAGAAAAACAAGATAATGTTAAAGAAGTAAAAACAGATAAAATTAAAAATCAATCTATTGCATTAATACAAAAAATAATTGATTTACCTATTGCTTATAAACAGTTTATTGCTTTATTAATATCAAGTTTAATTTCAATTTTAGGAGTAGTTATAGCAGGAAGAATTATCACTATTATTTTAGGAAGATCTCAATTAGAAAATCAAGCAGTAGCAGAGTTAGCCGTATCAGTAATTAATTATAATTCTCGTATTAATGAAATGGAGTCAGGATTTAGAGGACAAAGTGATAATGTCGCCATCATTGAAGGGGCTAAAAGTTATCAAGATACGGGTAATATTTCTCCTGATTTAAAAAATACTATAAGACGAATTTTACAAAATGAAACTAATGCTAGACAAATTGAATATGCTACTTTAATTGGTTTAGATAGTAAGATAATTGTAAATGCTAATAAAGATAGAGCTGGTCAAAAATTTTTCTTGGATAATTTAGTCACAGAAATAATAAAATTTCCTCGTCGTTTGCAAACTAATGCGATTATTTCTTGGAATGAAATTACGACAGAAAAACCCCCTTTACCCCTTGGAATTGATAATCAAGATGTCTTGATGAATATCAGCTTTACGCCTGTAATTAATCCTGATTCTCAAGAAGTAATCGGAATTTTAATGGCGGGAGAAATTATTAATAATAAAACGTTATTTTTAAGAAAAACTATCGAGGCTGTTGGCGGTGGTTATAGTGCCATTTATATGTTTAATAACGGACAGTTTCAGCCTGTGTCTTCCATCTTACAAGAACCAGGTAGTGAGCAAACAAAAACAAATATTCTTTTACCTGAGTTAGATTTACTTAAACAAGCAGAAGTCGGTATTGGTGGTGATTTGGTTGGTAGAATGCGTTTAGAGAATAAATGGCATACAGTGGCAGTAAAAGCTTTACCTAATTTTAAAGGAGAAGAAATCGCTTTTGTAGTGCGTGGTACTTCTGAAATTGATTTACAACAACTTTTAAATGAAAGTTTAACTTATCAAATTTTAGTAGGTATTCTCACATTAATTATCGCTATTATTTTAGCAATTATATTTGGTAGAGTGCTAACAAAACCAATTCAAAAATTACAACAAACAGCTAAAAAAATTGGTGCAGGAGATAAAAATGTTAGGGCAAAAATTACTTCAAAAGATGAAGTTGGGCAATTAGCATTAACTTTTAATGAAATGGCTGAAAGAATTGAAAGTTATACAGAAGCAATTGAAGATATTGCACAACAAAGGGAAAAAGAAGCACAATTTCAGAAACAACAACGGGAAAATTTGCAGAAAAATGTGATTAATCTTTTATTAGATATTGAAGAAGCTAGTAAGGGTAATTTAAGTGTACAAGCTGAAGTAGTATCAGGTGAAGTTGGTTCGATTGCAGATGCCTTTAACGCTACCATTAGAAGTTTACAAGCATTAGTCAAACAGGTTGTTATTTCAGCGAATCAAGTGAATGAAACAGCGTTGGCAAATGGGCAATCTGTTAATCATCTTGCACAAAATTCTAGCAAACAAGAACAATATATTCAAACGGTAGGAATATCTATTGAAGAAATTACACAATCTATCGAAAAAGTAAGTGAATCTGCCCAAAATGCCGCACAAATTGCTCGAAAATCACGGTTAACTGCTGAAGAAGGGGAGAATGTGATTGATGAAACCGTTAACAGTATTTATCAAATTAGAAATACCGTTGCTGATACTTCAAAAAAAGCAAAGCGATTAGCTGATTCCTCTCAAGAAATTTCCAAAATTGTCAGTATTATTTCCAGTATTTCCGAAAAAACGAATCTTTTAGCTTTTAATGCCTCTATTGAAGCGGCACGTGCAGGAGAAAATGGACAAGGTTTCCGAGTGGTAGCCGATGAAGTGCGACGACTGGCAGAGCAAGTTACGTTTTCTACCCAAGAAATTGAGCAATTAGTTGTTAGTATTCAAGAGGAAACTAGCGAAATGATGAGAATGATGGAGGAAAGTACAACTCAAGTGGTAACAGGAACAAAATTAGTTAAAAATACTAAGGAAACTCTTCAAAAACTAGCTCAAATAAGCAATGAGATTGATTCATTATTAGAGTCTATCTCACAAAGTACAGTTAATCAAAAATTAATTTCTCAAAAAGTCAATGATAAAATGCAGGAAGTTGCAGTGGTAACAAAAGAAACCGCAGAAGAATCTAATTACGTATCTCAGTCATTACAGGAATTAGTGAAAGTAGCTACAGAAATGCAGCAATCTGCTTCTCGTTTTCAAGTCAATTAA
- a CDS encoding chemotaxis protein CheW: MDYFIVELNNDQKIAIPLDKVQEVMSISYNDICPIPGVKESLLGIVSQRGNLLWLLDLSRLLYNFRLLNNSYSSSTILVTKLEENYIGLVVKKLGEIKDLVLDNSFDVSQQNAINSHNNFCVNTKNSIAIIDLIQIENYLK; the protein is encoded by the coding sequence ATGGATTATTTTATTGTGGAATTAAATAATGATCAAAAAATAGCAATTCCTCTTGATAAAGTTCAAGAGGTAATGAGTATTAGTTACAATGATATTTGTCCAATTCCGGGGGTAAAAGAGTCTTTATTAGGGATTGTCAGTCAAAGAGGTAATTTATTATGGTTATTAGATTTATCACGACTATTATATAATTTTCGTTTGTTAAATAATAGCTATTCTTCTTCAACGATTTTAGTAACTAAATTAGAAGAAAATTATATTGGATTAGTTGTCAAAAAATTAGGAGAAATTAAAGATTTAGTTCTAGATAATTCTTTTGATGTGTCCCAACAAAATGCTATTAATAGTCATAATAATTTTTGTGTAAATACTAAAAATTCTATAGCTATTATTGATTTAATCCAAATTGAAAACTATTTAAAATAA
- a CDS encoding PleD family two-component system response regulator, protein MKKVLVVDDSKSQQRLVNGLLQTIGVEVNLVDNGESALEWLNNHEQPDLILMDIVMPDMSGLDVCRYIRKEMNYKTVPIIFLTTKDEDFDKFWALRQGGTAYMTKPYSPTELIDTVKNYL, encoded by the coding sequence ATGAAAAAAGTATTAGTAGTCGATGATTCTAAATCTCAACAACGTCTTGTTAATGGGTTATTACAAACTATCGGAGTAGAGGTAAATTTGGTTGATAATGGAGAATCGGCATTGGAATGGTTAAATAATCATGAACAACCTGATCTAATTTTAATGGATATTGTCATGCCTGACATGAGTGGTTTAGATGTTTGTCGTTATATTCGCAAGGAAATGAATTATAAAACTGTGCCAATTATTTTTCTAACTACTAAAGATGAAGATTTCGATAAATTTTGGGCATTAAGACAAGGTGGAACTGCTTATATGACAAAACCTTATAGTCCAACAGAGTTAATTGATACCGTGAAAAATTATCTTTAA
- a CDS encoding response regulator, whose translation MTTTMVKNKLIKSDKEIVAIPYKILQNLLAKKISGKLIIQDSKDSSVSWIIYLGIGKIHFATSISGKRERLMYILSQCFSHHDFYIPQDLEDDYQFIYNQWQNNRLDSQKVREILSYTTQEAIIHCLTLSRAKVTFENIVGLNPLILNLGLKSLVNPIKNNIRSWVRMRSEINSPLSRLEIKDWESIKAYFSDDLDKVDQIQSLKPYLDDNCNLYEIGSYSSKSILELGLFFQPLISFNFLTVKPYQKENIVDVDKPIIACIDDSQTIQRIVKMTLLTGGFEVISITEPAKAMSTFVRQKPDLILMDINMPEIDGYKLAYMMRQSVLLKDIPILMLTGRDGVMDRVKAKMIGAVGYICKPFNPQELVQSVHNNLQKNN comes from the coding sequence ATGACTACTACTATGGTTAAAAATAAGCTAATTAAATCTGATAAAGAAATAGTTGCCATTCCTTATAAGATTTTACAAAATTTATTAGCAAAGAAAATATCGGGAAAATTAATCATTCAAGATTCTAAAGATTCATCAGTAAGTTGGATTATTTATTTAGGAATAGGAAAAATTCATTTTGCCACCAGTATATCGGGAAAAAGAGAAAGATTAATGTATATTTTGTCTCAGTGTTTTTCTCATCATGATTTTTATATTCCTCAAGATTTAGAAGATGATTATCAATTCATTTACAATCAATGGCAAAATAATCGTTTAGATTCTCAAAAAGTTAGAGAAATTCTTTCTTATACTACTCAAGAAGCCATTATTCATTGTTTAACTTTATCTCGTGCCAAAGTCACTTTTGAAAATATAGTTGGTTTAAATCCTTTAATCTTAAATCTTGGTTTAAAATCTTTAGTCAATCCCATTAAAAATAATATTCGTTCTTGGGTACGAATGAGAAGTGAAATAAATTCTCCTTTATCAAGGTTAGAAATTAAAGACTGGGAATCGATTAAGGCTTATTTTTCTGATGATTTAGATAAAGTTGATCAAATTCAATCATTAAAACCTTATCTTGATGATAATTGTAATTTATACGAAATTGGTAGTTATTCTAGTAAATCTATCTTGGAATTAGGACTATTTTTTCAACCTCTAATTAGTTTTAATTTTTTAACTGTTAAACCTTACCAAAAAGAAAATATTGTTGATGTTGATAAACCTATAATCGCTTGTATTGACGATAGCCAAACTATTCAACGTATAGTCAAAATGACTTTACTAACAGGAGGATTTGAAGTCATTAGTATTACCGAACCTGCCAAGGCAATGAGTACATTTGTAAGGCAAAAACCAGACTTAATTTTAATGGATATTAATATGCCAGAAATTGACGGTTATAAACTGGCTTATATGATGCGTCAATCAGTGTTGTTAAAAGATATTCCTATTCTAATGTTAACGGGTAGAGATGGAGTAATGGATCGAGTTAAGGCGAAAATGATTGGTGCAGTGGGTTATATTTGTAAACCTTTTAACCCCCAAGAATTAGTTCAATCTGTTCATAATAACTTACAAAAAAATAATTAA
- a CDS encoding RNA-binding protein, with translation MSIYVGNLSYDVTEEDLQAVFADYGQVKRVYLPVDRETKRMRGFGFVEMSNDSEEDKAIETLDGAQWMGRQMKVNKAKPREEGNGGDNPRRNFRN, from the coding sequence ATGTCCATATATGTAGGGAATTTATCTTACGATGTCACAGAAGAAGATTTACAAGCAGTTTTTGCTGATTACGGTCAAGTGAAGCGTGTATATCTACCTGTTGATCGTGAAACAAAAAGAATGCGTGGTTTTGGTTTTGTAGAAATGTCTAATGATAGTGAAGAAGATAAAGCTATTGAAACTTTAGACGGTGCCCAATGGATGGGAAGACAGATGAAAGTCAATAAAGCTAAACCCCGTGAAGAAGGTAATGGCGGAGATAATCCGAGAAGAAATTTTCGTAACTAA
- a CDS encoding succinate dehydrogenase/fumarate reductase flavoprotein subunit: MLEHDVIIIGGGLAGCRAALEIKKQNSTLDVGLVAKTHPIRSHSVAAQGGIAASLQNVDPEDDWKAHAFDTVKGSDYLADQDAVEYLTKEAPEVIIELEHLGVLFSRLEDGRIAQRAFGGHSHKRTCYAADKTGHAMLHELFNNLRRNRVKIYEEWYVLQLILEENDLPESPLNLGENVIKEAKGVVMFNISDGRLEVVKAKAVMFATGGYGRVFNTTSNDYASTGDGLGMCAAAGLPLEDMEFVQFHPTGLFPVGVLISEAVRGEGAYLRNSDGERFMQRYAPNQMELAPRDITSRAIVLEIRAGRGIHADGSAGGAYVHLDLTHMGKEKIMSRVPFCWEEAYRLVGVDAVYQPMPVRPTAHYCMGGIPVNTDGRVRQNATQLTDGFFAAGECACVSVHGGNRLGSNSLLECVVYGRRVGRAIANYVVDRKMPNVDEQKYLQQAEKRINNLISQEGNLRINSLRQKFQDTMTEHCGVFRTEEVMIEGIAQIQQLKAKYSQIFLDDKDKDWNTELIEALELQNIMMVGEIILTSALQRQESRGAHSREDYPSRDDHNFLQHTLASYGADNIEVNYMPVVITMFEPKERKY, translated from the coding sequence ATGTTAGAACATGATGTGATCATCATCGGTGGTGGTTTAGCTGGATGCCGTGCAGCCCTTGAAATAAAAAAACAAAATAGTACTTTAGATGTCGGATTAGTGGCAAAAACTCATCCCATTCGCTCACATTCGGTAGCGGCACAAGGTGGTATTGCGGCTAGTTTACAGAATGTTGATCCTGAAGATGATTGGAAAGCTCACGCCTTTGATACTGTAAAGGGTTCAGACTATTTAGCTGATCAAGATGCGGTAGAATATTTAACCAAAGAAGCTCCCGAAGTTATCATCGAATTAGAGCATTTAGGAGTATTATTTTCTCGTTTGGAAGATGGTAGAATCGCTCAACGGGCATTTGGTGGGCATTCCCATAAACGTACTTGTTATGCGGCAGATAAAACTGGTCATGCTATGCTACATGAGTTATTCAACAATTTACGGCGAAACCGAGTGAAAATTTATGAAGAATGGTACGTTTTGCAGTTAATTCTTGAAGAAAATGATCTCCCTGAATCTCCCTTAAATTTAGGAGAAAATGTGATAAAAGAAGCGAAAGGGGTGGTTATGTTTAATATCAGTGACGGGCGTTTAGAGGTGGTTAAAGCTAAGGCTGTGATGTTTGCTACGGGGGGTTATGGTCGGGTTTTCAATACCACTTCTAACGATTATGCTTCTACTGGTGATGGTTTAGGGATGTGTGCGGCGGCTGGTTTACCCTTAGAAGATATGGAATTTGTACAGTTTCATCCGACAGGCTTATTTCCTGTGGGTGTCTTAATTTCCGAAGCTGTTAGAGGAGAAGGTGCTTATTTACGTAATAGTGATGGTGAGCGTTTTATGCAACGTTACGCCCCGAATCAAATGGAATTAGCACCCCGTGATATTACTTCCCGTGCCATTGTGTTAGAAATTCGAGCTGGAAGAGGCATTCATGCCGATGGTAGTGCTGGTGGTGCGTATGTACATTTAGATTTGACTCACATGGGGAAGGAAAAAATTATGAGTCGTGTGCCTTTTTGTTGGGAAGAAGCCTATCGTTTAGTAGGAGTTGATGCGGTTTATCAACCTATGCCTGTACGCCCTACTGCTCATTATTGTATGGGGGGTATTCCTGTTAATACTGATGGTAGAGTGCGTCAAAATGCCACTCAATTAACGGACGGTTTTTTTGCGGCGGGTGAATGTGCTTGTGTTTCTGTGCATGGGGGAAATCGTCTTGGTAGTAATTCTCTCTTAGAATGCGTGGTTTATGGTAGAAGAGTTGGACGGGCGATCGCCAATTATGTTGTAGATCGTAAAATGCCTAATGTTGATGAACAAAAATACTTACAACAAGCAGAAAAACGGATAAATAATTTAATTTCACAAGAAGGGAATTTGAGAATTAATAGCTTAAGACAAAAATTTCAAGATACTATGACAGAGCATTGTGGAGTATTTCGTACAGAGGAAGTGATGATTGAAGGCATCGCACAAATTCAACAACTAAAGGCTAAGTATAGTCAAATTTTCCTTGATGATAAAGATAAAGATTGGAATACTGAATTAATCGAAGCCTTAGAATTACAGAATATTATGATGGTAGGAGAAATAATTTTAACTTCTGCCTTACAACGTCAAGAAAGTAGAGGTGCTCATTCACGAGAAGATTATCCATCCAGAGATGATCATAACTTTCTACAACATACTCTTGCTTCCTATGGTGCAGATAACATTGAAGTTAATTATATGCCTGTTGTGATCACTATGTTTGAACCAAAAGAGCGAAAATATTAA
- a CDS encoding chemotaxis protein CheW codes for MNTANLSPQELKKNTQKIKLLVFPIANLNVALHIDNVQKIVNYSTIFSSGLNHFGLVNLGDEEIIVIDLHKKLFNKSEILQEEDKKYLLLALNSAGETFGILIKNAPELYDIPLNTVRILPPSYRRADTLKIASHVTVIETENTENEEQKTIFILDPDELIAPV; via the coding sequence ATGAATACTGCTAATTTATCTCCTCAAGAATTAAAAAAAAATACTCAGAAAATTAAATTATTAGTTTTTCCTATTGCTAATCTTAACGTTGCTTTACACATTGATAATGTCCAAAAAATTGTTAATTACTCGACTATTTTTAGTAGTGGTTTAAATCATTTTGGTTTAGTCAATTTAGGAGACGAAGAAATAATTGTTATTGATTTACATAAAAAACTATTTAATAAATCTGAAATTTTGCAAGAAGAGGATAAAAAATATTTATTATTGGCTTTAAACAGTGCGGGTGAAACATTCGGAATCTTAATAAAAAATGCGCCAGAATTATATGATATTCCTTTGAACACAGTCCGCATTTTACCACCTTCTTATCGCCGTGCTGATACTTTAAAAATTGCTTCCCATGTCACAGTGATTGAGACAGAAAATACGGAAAATGAGGAACAAAAAACCATTTTCATTTTAGATCCTGATGAGTTAATTGCCCCTGTTTAA